The DNA window TCTTACTTTATTTACCCATAGGTAATATACCTCCCTTGTTAAGTGGATATGGAGATATCGTGTTAATTATTTATTTACTAACCTTACCGGCTATCGGAATGGTAGTGGGTGGTTTTGCCTCTGGTTCTCCTTATGCTAGTGTGGGAGCACAAAGAGAAATGGTAATGATGATGAGTTATGAGCTTCCTTTAGTCACTACAGTTATTGCTTTAGGTTGGAAATTAAGTTTAATTTACCCTGAACTAAATATTTTCTCTTTGGCAGTGATCAATACTCATCCTATTTGGGGGTTAGTAGGACCGTTAGGTTTTATCGGTGTAATTTTTCTATTTATTACTCTTGCAGCGGTTACACCGGGTGAGCTTTCTAAAGTACCTTTTGATGCCCCGGAAGCCGAAACAGAATTAGCCGGGGGTATATTAGTCGAATATTCAGGAAGGAATCTTGCATTATTTGGCCTTACCGATGCAGTGAAGACCATAGTAATGACTTCTTTAACAGTGGCACTATTTTTCCCCTACAATATATCTCATTTGCTTGCTTTAAGCGGGGTGTTTGCTCTAATAGTAGATGTTTTATTCTTTCTTTTGAAAATGTTTTTAGTTATGTTCGTTGAGGTAACTTTTATCAGAGTTGCAGTTGCACGTTTAAAAATAGACCAAGTATCCTTTGCCTATTGGGTTCCGGTATCGATTATAGGTTTACTTGGCCTTATGTTAATTGTTTTAGATACTATTATAATTTGAGGTGATAAAATGGCAACACCAATGGGATTTGAACTGTTAAAACAGTTATTTAGAAAACCAGCTACCAACGTATTTCCCTTGACTTATTATCCTGATTCGATATTAAACTTATTGGAAAAAGTGAGAAAGGGAGAAGTAAAGATACACCCTCCCGTGGAAATACCTAAAAATTTTAGAGGGAAGATAGTTTATGATAAGGATAAATGCATTGGATGTAAATTATGTATTAAAGTATGTCCTTCTGAAGCAATAGAATTTATTCCCGAAAATAAGAAGATTAAAATTCATATCGATCATTGTATTTTCTGTTCCCAATGTAATGATATATGTCCCAAAGATTGTTTAAATATGAGCGAAGAATTTCTGCTTGCAGATACCGATAGGTTATCGTCTAAATTACTTGTAGAGTAAATAGTTAACCCCCAATAAAAAATATAATATCCTAGTCCTGTATCGTTTTAATAAGCTTAAAATTTTTGTCTTTCAATATTTTAATTATTTTTTCCGAAGTCTTTAAAACTTCAGGGCTAATAAAATAAGAATAATCAATAATTTTAGGTTGGATGCCGATAAATATAAATTTCCGAGTGTACTCTTCCAGATAAGATATTAAAAAAGATAGAGGCATACTATGGG is part of the Candidatus Atribacteria bacterium genome and encodes:
- a CDS encoding NADH-quinone oxidoreductase subunit H, translating into MISLFGIILKILLALVISFLGVVLGLFYKGVDRKIAARMQARVGPPIRQPFIDFFKLMIKENIVPQNAVPWIFNGAPIMALVSAITILLYLPIGNIPPLLSGYGDIVLIIYLLTLPAIGMVVGGFASGSPYASVGAQREMVMMMSYELPLVTTVIALGWKLSLIYPELNIFSLAVINTHPIWGLVGPLGFIGVIFLFITLAAVTPGELSKVPFDAPEAETELAGGILVEYSGRNLALFGLTDAVKTIVMTSLTVALFFPYNISHLLALSGVFALIVDVLFFLLKMFLVMFVEVTFIRVAVARLKIDQVSFAYWVPVSIIGLLGLMLIVLDTIII
- a CDS encoding 4Fe-4S dicluster domain-containing protein, with product MATPMGFELLKQLFRKPATNVFPLTYYPDSILNLLEKVRKGEVKIHPPVEIPKNFRGKIVYDKDKCIGCKLCIKVCPSEAIEFIPENKKIKIHIDHCIFCSQCNDICPKDCLNMSEEFLLADTDRLSSKLLVE